The genomic interval CAGTTTCCTCCGGATTTGTACAGGCCACTATTCTATACCGCGGCCGGATAAGAATTGCGTCGAAAGGCGGCACGCCCGGTCCATGTCCGGCGTTTTTTCGTGCCGGATCCAGAACAGGTCCGGATCGCGCCGCAGCCACGTGAGCTGGCGCTTGGCATAGCGCCGGGAGGCGAGCTGGATGGCGGCGACGGCGTCCTGCGGCGATGCCTCGCCCCGCACGGCGGCAACGGCCTCCTTGTAGCCGATGGCCTGCATGGCCGTGCAGTCGGCCGGGACACCGGCGGCCAGCAGCGCGCGCACCTCGTCAAACAGGCCCTGGCGCACCATGGCGTCCACGCGCCGGTCGATGCGGTCGTAGAGATCCTGCCGGTCGGCGAAATCGAGCGCGATCTTTGCCGCGTCGTACCGCGGCGGCACGGCGCGGGTCTCGGCGTCGTGCTGCGTGATGGTCTTGCCCGTGAGGATGTAGACCTCCATGGCGCGCACGATGCGCTTCTTGTCCGCGGGGTGGAGCCTGGCCGCCCGCTCGGGGTCGACCTTGCGCAGCTCGCCGAGCAGGCCCTCGCCGCCGATTTCGTCATAGCGCTCGCTCAGCTCCTGCCGCAGCG from Clostridiales bacterium carries:
- the miaA gene encoding tRNA (adenosine(37)-N6)-dimethylallyltransferase MiaA — translated: MQPKIVVITGPTASGKTALGVALAQRLGGEVVSADSMQIYRGMDIGTAKPTPEEMQGVPHHMIDIADPAENYSVSRYAAQAAACVDDILARGKLPIVVGGTGLYIDSLIAGRTFADGTADTALRQELSERYDEIGGEGLLGELRKVDPERAARLHPADKKRIVRAMEVYILTGKTITQHDAETRAVPPRYDAAKIALDFADRQDLYDRIDRRVDAMVRQGLFDEVRALLAAGVPADCTAMQAIGYKEAVAAVRGEASPQDAVAAIQLASRRYAKRQLTWLRRDPDLFWIRHEKTPDMDRACRLSTQFLSGRGIE